In the genome of Leptospira inadai serovar Lyme str. 10, one region contains:
- a CDS encoding zinc-binding dehydrogenase, whose protein sequence is MSKKSEVPKTYLAYELQEYTDQPGRAKIVEKEVKPLKKGDVLIKIHSGSINPSDLMFMRGLYGIKKKLPVVPGFEGSGIVVASGGGWRADSLIGKAVACTAPGKGDGTYAEYMVTDGFSCIPLNKDTTLEQGACLFVNPITALALTEQIVREKNKAFVQTAAASALGRMVLRLSIKKGIPGIHIVRRKEQMELLKSLGAEHILDSSSSNFERELRVLSGKLGATILLDAVAGELTGKVLAAMPYGSKCVVYGALSEEPISFHAGLGIFQDKKIEGFWLSSWLPAQSLWRLWKITSEVRSLLGKEFHTDIASRIPLKDADKAIEEYAQNMTRGKVLIQNGWNP, encoded by the coding sequence ATGTCTAAGAAATCGGAAGTACCGAAAACGTACTTGGCCTACGAGCTGCAAGAGTATACGGATCAACCCGGCAGAGCTAAAATCGTAGAAAAGGAAGTAAAGCCTCTAAAGAAGGGCGATGTTTTGATTAAGATTCACTCCGGCTCCATTAATCCGTCCGACCTTATGTTCATGCGGGGTCTGTACGGTATTAAAAAGAAACTTCCTGTCGTTCCCGGTTTTGAAGGAAGCGGGATCGTCGTTGCTAGCGGCGGAGGTTGGAGAGCCGACTCTTTAATCGGAAAAGCGGTCGCATGTACTGCCCCCGGTAAAGGCGACGGAACCTATGCCGAATATATGGTTACCGACGGCTTCTCCTGCATTCCCTTGAATAAGGATACGACTCTGGAACAAGGCGCTTGTCTGTTCGTGAATCCGATTACCGCACTTGCTCTTACGGAACAAATCGTTCGAGAAAAAAATAAGGCATTTGTTCAAACCGCCGCGGCATCCGCATTAGGAAGGATGGTTCTTAGGCTTTCCATCAAAAAAGGAATTCCGGGAATACATATCGTTCGAAGAAAAGAGCAGATGGAACTTTTGAAATCGCTGGGTGCGGAACATATTCTCGATTCTTCTTCATCCAATTTTGAACGGGAACTTAGGGTTCTTTCGGGGAAATTAGGAGCTACGATCCTGCTGGATGCCGTCGCCGGCGAATTGACCGGAAAGGTATTAGCGGCAATGCCTTACGGGAGTAAATGCGTCGTTTATGGAGCTCTTTCGGAAGAACCTATTTCGTTTCATGCCGGATTAGGAATATTTCAAGATAAGAAAATTGAAGGATTCTGGCTATCTTCTTGGTTGCCTGCTCAGAGCCTTTGGAGACTCTGGAAAATTACTTCGGAGGTCCGATCTTTGTTAGGGAAAGAATTCCATACGGATATCGCATCCAGAATTCCCCTAAAGGATGCGGATAAAGCGATCGAAGAGTATGCTCAAAATATGACGCGAGGAAAGGTACTAATCCAAAACGGATGGAATCCTTAA
- a CDS encoding DUF1175 family protein, whose amino-acid sequence MNFARTQLILVLSILSLSNCNFLWDSRLDPANARIPSDGKTVAVLKILNPLLGTADSFDISTQADWPVTISSREVTDSAEILRIRSGTVPAKFQIRTILGKSVDIELFGLEGDWDEDGFPDSAELKSETDRQAFRDWFTRIALSQYLKPNPNWNNAERDCSGLVRFAYKEALKEHDLNWQKTVGIQLDKNLPDIREFHYPSIPIIGSKIFRTGDGKFSAFSDAESLEKFHTSFVSREISQGMPADILFFRQDTGIRTNFHSMILIDGDKENPLLLYHTGSDRGIKLIRAVELSKSDTFFPGSKNRSFLGVYRFRILE is encoded by the coding sequence ATGAATTTTGCAAGAACTCAGCTAATACTCGTTCTATCGATTCTTAGTTTATCAAACTGCAATTTCTTATGGGATTCCAGATTAGACCCGGCGAATGCAAGAATTCCTTCGGACGGAAAGACGGTCGCAGTGCTTAAAATTTTGAATCCGTTACTTGGAACCGCAGATTCCTTCGATATAAGCACGCAAGCCGACTGGCCGGTTACGATTTCCTCCCGAGAAGTGACCGATTCCGCAGAGATTCTCAGGATTCGGTCCGGAACCGTTCCCGCGAAATTTCAAATTCGTACAATTCTCGGGAAATCGGTCGATATAGAACTCTTCGGTTTGGAAGGCGATTGGGACGAGGACGGATTTCCGGATTCCGCCGAACTTAAATCGGAAACGGATCGACAAGCGTTTCGCGATTGGTTTACGAGGATCGCGCTCTCGCAATATCTAAAGCCGAATCCGAACTGGAATAATGCGGAACGGGATTGCAGCGGTCTCGTCAGGTTCGCTTATAAAGAAGCGTTAAAAGAACACGATCTTAATTGGCAGAAGACGGTCGGGATCCAACTAGATAAAAATTTACCGGACATTCGCGAATTTCATTATCCTTCTATTCCGATCATCGGATCAAAGATATTCAGAACGGGGGACGGAAAGTTCAGCGCCTTTTCCGATGCCGAGAGTTTGGAGAAGTTTCATACTAGTTTTGTGTCTAGGGAGATTTCTCAAGGAATGCCGGCCGATATTCTATTCTTTCGACAAGATACCGGAATTCGCACGAATTTTCATTCCATGATTTTGATCGACGGCGACAAGGAAAATCCGCTTCTACTTTATCATACAGGGTCGGATAGAGGAATTAAATTAATTCGGGCAGTTGAATTAAGTAAAAGTGATACGTTTTTTCCCGGATCAAAGAATCGGTCGTTTTTAGGCGTGTATCGATTCCGCATTTTAGAATAA
- the purF gene encoding amidophosphoribosyltransferase, giving the protein MSSIPNKSNLRTLVREDKPKEECAIFGIFNSPEAANFTYLGLYSMQHRGQESSGIVSSDGEHLYRYAGMGLVANIFTEGKIRELVGYSAIGHNRYSTTGASFLRNAQPLRVESHLGPISLAHNGNLVNSWEVRSQLEKDGSIFQTTIDSEVIVHLMARSGETDLLSALSSALKKVRGAYSLVVLTKTQLIAVRDPNGFRPLVMGRRDDGSYVFASETCAFDITDTTYERDVEPGEMIVVDRTGARSFYPFPQAKPALCIFEYIYFARPDSNIFGESVYKVRKALGNQLAQELPVEADVVIPVPDSANIAALGYAEASGIPFQSGLIRSHYVGRTFIEPDQKIRDFGAKIKYNVVKNVVDGKRVVIVDDSIMRGTTSRKIIKMLRNAGATEIHLRVSAPPTISPCYYGIDIPTHKELIAATHTIEEIRKYLRVDSIAYLSVESMHKAVRDHKGGGFCNACFTAEYPVDFQSDMGNQKSLFREYEVEERV; this is encoded by the coding sequence ATGAGCTCGATTCCCAATAAGTCCAATCTACGGACCCTAGTCCGGGAAGACAAACCAAAAGAAGAATGCGCTATTTTCGGGATTTTTAATTCCCCTGAAGCTGCAAACTTCACTTACCTCGGTCTTTATTCTATGCAGCATAGAGGCCAAGAATCCAGCGGAATCGTTTCCTCGGACGGAGAACATCTATACCGTTATGCAGGAATGGGTTTAGTCGCGAATATTTTTACCGAAGGTAAAATCCGAGAACTTGTGGGTTATTCCGCGATCGGTCATAATCGCTATTCCACTACCGGCGCTAGTTTTCTTAGAAATGCGCAACCGCTTCGAGTCGAATCGCATCTCGGGCCTATCTCTCTCGCTCATAACGGAAATCTAGTCAATTCCTGGGAAGTCAGATCTCAACTTGAAAAAGACGGATCGATTTTTCAGACGACTATCGATTCGGAAGTCATCGTTCATTTGATGGCAAGATCCGGCGAAACCGATCTTCTATCGGCTCTCTCCTCTGCGCTCAAGAAAGTTCGCGGAGCTTATTCTTTAGTCGTGCTTACTAAGACTCAACTTATCGCAGTGAGGGATCCGAACGGTTTCAGGCCTTTGGTTATGGGAAGACGCGATGACGGATCGTATGTTTTTGCATCTGAAACTTGTGCATTCGATATCACCGATACCACTTATGAAAGAGACGTTGAACCCGGAGAGATGATCGTCGTGGATAGAACCGGAGCTCGTTCATTCTATCCTTTCCCGCAGGCAAAGCCGGCCTTATGCATTTTCGAATACATCTACTTCGCTCGTCCCGATTCCAATATTTTCGGGGAGTCGGTTTACAAAGTTCGGAAAGCGTTAGGGAATCAACTCGCTCAAGAGCTTCCGGTTGAAGCCGATGTCGTAATTCCGGTTCCGGACTCTGCCAATATCGCCGCGCTGGGATATGCCGAAGCCTCCGGTATTCCTTTCCAATCCGGCCTAATTCGATCCCATTACGTAGGCAGAACCTTCATCGAACCGGACCAGAAAATTCGAGATTTTGGCGCCAAGATCAAGTACAATGTGGTTAAGAACGTAGTGGATGGAAAACGGGTCGTGATCGTGGATGATTCCATCATGAGAGGCACGACCAGCCGTAAGATCATCAAAATGCTACGCAATGCGGGAGCCACCGAAATACATTTGAGAGTTTCCGCTCCCCCGACGATCTCTCCCTGTTATTATGGGATCGATATCCCGACACATAAGGAATTAATCGCAGCGACGCACACGATCGAGGAAATCCGAAAGTATTTAAGAGTCGATTCTATCGCGTATCTTTCGGTCGAATCGATGCATAAGGCGGTTCGAGATCATAAAGGCGGCGGATTTTGTAATGCCTGTTTTACGGCAGAATACCCTGTCGATTTTCAAAGCGATATGGGAAACCAGAAAAGTCTTTTTAGAGAATACGAAGTGGAAGAAAGAGTTTAA
- a CDS encoding (2Fe-2S) ferredoxin domain-containing protein, producing MYYKKHVFVCDNFREEGERPSCGRAGSALLIAHMKKRLKELGLKDRIRIQRAGCLDRCELGPVQVSYPEGIWFSIKTEADAEAFIKNYIVSENLDSIANLLLTEEN from the coding sequence ATGTATTATAAAAAGCACGTCTTCGTTTGTGACAATTTTCGGGAGGAAGGCGAACGTCCTTCCTGCGGTCGAGCCGGGTCGGCTTTACTAATCGCTCATATGAAAAAAAGACTAAAAGAATTAGGTTTAAAGGATCGAATTCGAATTCAACGAGCGGGATGTTTGGATCGTTGCGAACTCGGTCCTGTTCAGGTCAGTTATCCAGAAGGTATTTGGTTCTCAATTAAGACGGAAGCCGATGCCGAAGCATTCATAAAGAATTATATAGTGAGCGAAAATTTGGATTCCATCGCCAACCTTCTTTTAACGGAAGAAAATTAA
- a CDS encoding LEA type 2 family protein has product MESLRRENLVKSIAPISFTIVGVVLCLSLLGLSCLELRQNVKKLESCKFRVVDVKAEKVEFISFPPVPKISLLATLEIENPNDSEVTLYRFDLSVTALDQNGEEVELARVGSNEETVVAPFSKKNIGLSIETRFEKRMNQNLLLIAAVLARDILSGKDPNMRIKGTVKYKSIFGEVDLPVDEKVKLQPKNKS; this is encoded by the coding sequence ATGGAATCCTTAAGAAGAGAGAATCTAGTAAAGTCCATCGCTCCGATATCTTTTACGATTGTCGGAGTCGTACTTTGCCTATCGCTGCTCGGGCTTTCTTGTCTCGAGCTTCGACAGAACGTTAAAAAATTAGAATCCTGTAAATTCCGGGTCGTTGACGTTAAGGCGGAAAAAGTGGAATTCATATCGTTTCCACCGGTTCCGAAGATTTCCTTGTTGGCGACTCTGGAGATAGAAAATCCGAACGATTCGGAAGTTACTTTGTATCGTTTCGATTTATCGGTGACCGCTCTCGACCAAAACGGGGAGGAAGTCGAGTTAGCAAGAGTCGGTTCCAATGAAGAGACGGTGGTTGCGCCTTTTTCAAAGAAAAATATAGGCCTGAGTATCGAAACTAGGTTTGAAAAAAGAATGAATCAAAACCTACTCTTGATTGCCGCCGTTCTGGCCCGAGATATTCTTTCCGGAAAAGACCCGAATATGAGAATAAAAGGAACCGTAAAATACAAATCTATTTTTGGGGAAGTGGATTTACCTGTGGATGAAAAAGTAAAATTACAACCCAAAAACAAGAGTTAG
- a CDS encoding ribonuclease D: MQIQSDYIVVDNIRSLQLALITLAQSDCISIDTESSGYYTYYSKVCLIQISSKGKNYIFDPIRLADVSGLGPLFENPAILKIFHSASDDIKALKRDFSFKFVNIADTMFSSRLLDLEQNSLLYLVEHYHKVKLSKKEQKSNWEKRPLDKSQLQYAALDTVYLESIWEKMREELAKRKLLEEALSEFQKLAEEEPEPFEGFSITLEKFPNVLDLSSDERRALYDTMVFRDEKAKRANKAPFRVWNNDKVLELVKFRRDLNKLIELVGKKDADHLLQIYNTPSGPPIQKNDLFKRATEDLAGEDADRFKRLRQWRETIMSIRRMGHNLMPSNKNIAEIAKKNPKGIEELRELGIFSEWKVQNYGPSIINALQSKPYETTLTNLVPIKKKFD, translated from the coding sequence ATGCAAATACAATCCGATTATATCGTAGTCGATAATATCCGAAGTCTTCAATTGGCTTTAATCACTCTAGCCCAGTCGGATTGTATTTCGATAGATACGGAATCCTCGGGCTATTATACTTACTATTCAAAAGTTTGTTTAATTCAAATTTCATCTAAAGGGAAGAATTATATCTTCGATCCTATCCGTCTTGCCGACGTATCCGGGTTAGGACCCTTATTCGAAAATCCTGCAATTTTAAAGATATTCCACTCTGCATCCGACGATATCAAGGCACTTAAACGGGATTTCTCGTTCAAATTCGTAAACATCGCTGATACGATGTTCAGCTCTCGTTTATTAGACCTAGAACAGAACTCTTTGCTGTATTTAGTGGAACATTATCACAAAGTAAAATTATCCAAGAAAGAGCAAAAATCCAACTGGGAAAAACGTCCGCTGGATAAAAGCCAACTTCAGTACGCCGCCCTAGACACGGTTTACCTGGAATCGATTTGGGAAAAAATGCGGGAAGAACTCGCAAAACGGAAATTGTTAGAGGAAGCGTTATCCGAATTTCAGAAACTCGCGGAAGAAGAGCCTGAACCCTTCGAAGGTTTTTCCATTACGCTCGAAAAATTTCCTAATGTTTTGGATCTAAGCTCGGACGAACGTCGTGCTCTATACGATACGATGGTTTTTAGAGACGAAAAAGCAAAACGCGCCAACAAGGCGCCTTTCCGTGTCTGGAATAACGATAAGGTGCTGGAATTGGTAAAATTCCGCCGAGATTTGAATAAATTGATCGAACTCGTGGGAAAGAAAGACGCGGATCATTTACTTCAAATCTACAATACGCCCAGCGGACCGCCGATTCAAAAAAACGACCTATTTAAGAGAGCAACGGAGGATCTCGCCGGCGAAGATGCCGATCGGTTTAAGCGACTGAGACAATGGAGAGAAACCATAATGTCGATTCGAAGGATGGGCCACAATTTGATGCCGTCTAATAAGAATATCGCGGAAATCGCGAAGAAAAACCCCAAGGGAATTGAAGAACTTCGTGAATTAGGAATTTTTTCGGAGTGGAAAGTTCAAAATTACGGACCTTCCATAATAAATGCGCTTCAATCAAAACCGTACGAAACGACATTGACCAATTTAGTGCCGATTAAAAAGAAATTTGATTAA
- a CDS encoding LIC13255 family lipoprotein — MSQKSFALLLLYLTIAACAKPDDDFYSFEESASKLLLAYGTKDRQCGSSRGITHLVPGRSRKKDVDNCILSVAAEQCSFWIEAGDPVPFTCKAIEYRLK; from the coding sequence TTGAGTCAGAAATCTTTCGCGTTACTCCTACTATATTTAACGATCGCCGCCTGCGCGAAGCCCGACGACGATTTCTATTCCTTCGAAGAATCAGCTTCAAAATTGCTGTTGGCTTACGGTACGAAAGATAGGCAATGCGGATCGAGTCGCGGGATAACGCATCTTGTCCCCGGTCGTTCCAGAAAAAAGGACGTGGACAATTGCATTCTTTCCGTGGCTGCGGAACAATGTAGTTTTTGGATCGAAGCGGGAGATCCGGTACCTTTTACTTGTAAGGCGATCGAATATCGTCTTAAATAG
- a CDS encoding LIC13259/LIC11441 family protein: MKFSFAPVFCLITLTVTCGKKEVKPILETEKPLFEALIERNEAVVDGLLKSENQAPNVKELEKALDALISANGGLAESAIEMKKALTDPKTSDLEGSFLAYSSFSEILATTMKARGLDYGRNRFYCPMVKKTWVASGKKIRNPYAPEMRDCGDLIP; this comes from the coding sequence ATGAAATTCAGTTTTGCTCCGGTATTTTGTCTGATTACTCTAACCGTTACCTGCGGTAAGAAGGAAGTAAAACCGATCCTAGAGACGGAAAAGCCTTTGTTCGAAGCGCTCATCGAGAGGAACGAAGCGGTCGTTGACGGCCTTCTAAAATCGGAAAATCAAGCCCCTAACGTCAAGGAATTGGAAAAAGCCTTGGACGCTTTGATTAGCGCGAACGGTGGTCTTGCAGAATCCGCAATCGAAATGAAAAAAGCTTTAACGGATCCTAAGACCTCGGATCTAGAAGGTTCTTTCCTCGCCTACTCTAGTTTTAGCGAAATCCTTGCGACTACCATGAAGGCAAGAGGTCTTGATTACGGAAGAAACCGCTTTTATTGTCCGATGGTTAAAAAGACTTGGGTCGCTTCCGGTAAAAAGATTCGAAATCCGTATGCCCCCGAAATGAGGGATTGCGGAGATTTAATACCGTAA